In a single window of the Chondrocystis sp. NIES-4102 genome:
- a CDS encoding glyoxalase/bleomycin resistance protein/dioxygenase, which yields MAVQFKHIMLMVKDIPATVKFYSEGLGLKVVTSSPGWAELDADGTTIALHAASENGQSGSSPILSFHVDDVYATIATLEEHGATLEGNVREPSFGKVAAMRTPDGSILSLLQPNMAQASSH from the coding sequence ATGGCAGTTCAATTCAAGCATATTATGCTAATGGTAAAAGATATTCCAGCCACAGTAAAATTTTACAGTGAAGGGTTGGGATTAAAAGTAGTTACATCAAGCCCTGGATGGGCAGAATTGGATGCTGACGGTACTACGATCGCTCTTCATGCAGCTTCCGAAAATGGTCAGTCGGGATCTTCTCCTATTCTGAGTTTCCATGTGGATGATGTTTATGCCACGATCGCTACTTTAGAAGAACACGGTGCAACCTTAGAAGGTAATGTTAGAGAACCTTCTTTTGGCAAAGTGGCAGCAATGCGTACCCCCGATGGTAGTATTCTTAGTTTGCTACAACCTAACATGGCTCAAGCTTCTTCCCATTAA